The following proteins are encoded in a genomic region of Ostrea edulis chromosome 7, xbOstEdul1.1, whole genome shotgun sequence:
- the LOC125655160 gene encoding E3 ubiquitin-protein ligase TRIM71-like, translating into MAERTIQAQEVITCDLCTKPTINFCNSCQVSLCADCINKHVEKFDSLPHDIVPFKDRNVAFPECEFHTNQRCGAYCQQCDVSICLKCILGPHNGHKVKNMPESFNNRKREIEKETKEIELTIIPQYEKKSKETESKLSITRAECDELETEKEKQRKIWHQEVDTIFNTLGSLIKSMKENNLDALKSYQSKINNSIPDMIQTLHQNKIIMKSKKVSEVTNYKSKLAEYKNMPIDIDVELPSLKTNTVQGREISLELGEYKACLTQTTLSSLTEEVSNLSLQNLLDQAKSITTISTGVNPLYNVAYVGVDEAWVSGKDKTISRVDIQGSVRDTVTTTCIWPADITVTRQGELVYSDGDSRTVNIVRHKGTETLITTPLGWKPDRLCSTKSGDILVSMFTTDYSQNKIVRYQGHTVKQEIDRDEDGEPIYKGGEESLHVVENNNEDICASDANDYTVVVVNKSGRVRFRYDGTPARRKELFNPTHIVTDSMSQIIVADLNDACLHILDQNGQFLRCVDNCGLDKPRGLSVDSEERLWVGLLYSGEVKVIQYMK; encoded by the coding sequence ATGGCCGAGCGAACAATCCAAGCACAGGAGGTCATCACCTGTGACCTCTGTACCAAGCCAACCATAAATTTCTGCAACAGCTGTCAAGTCAGTTTGTGTGCAGATTGCATCAATAAACATGTGGAGAAGTTCGACTCCCTACCACATGACATCGTTCCTTTCAAAGACAGAAATGTGGCTTTTCCAGAGTGTGAATTTCACACCAACCAGAGATGTGGGGCCTACTGCCAACAATGTGATGTTTCAATTTGTCTGAAATGCATTCTTGGTCCCCATAATGGACACAAAGTCAAGAATATGCCGGAAAGTTTTAATAACAGGAAAAGGGAAATAGAAAAagaaaccaaagaaattgaattaACAATTATTCCGCAGTACGAGAAGAAAAGTAAAGAAACAGAAAGCAAATTATCCATTACAAGGGCCGAATGTGATGAACTGGAAActgaaaaggaaaaacagagaaAAATCTGGCACCAAGAAGTAGACACCATTTTCAATACACTTGGGTCCTTGATCAAATCAATGAAAGAAAATAACCTCGATGCTCTCAAGTCCTATCAATCCAAAATAAATAACTCTATTCCAGACATGATCCAAACtcttcatcaaaataaaatcattatgaAATCAAAAAAAGTGTCTGAAGTCACCAACTACAAATCCAAACTCGCGGAATACAAGAACATGCCTATTGATATTGATGTCGAACTGCCATCACTGAAAACCAACACAGTCCAAGGGAGAGAAATCAGTCTGGAATTGGGAGAATACAAGGCTTGCCTGACACAGACAACACTGTCCAGTCTGACAGAGGAAGTCTCCAATTTATCATTACAGAATCTGTTAGACCAAGCCAAATCAATTACAACCATTTCTACTGGAGTTAATCCTCTATACAATGTTGCCTATGTGGGAGTAGATGAAGCCTGGGTTAGTGGCAAAGATAAAACAATAAGTCGAGTTGACATACAAGGGTCTGTACGGGACACTGTCACCACCACATGTATCTGGCCTGCTGACATCACAGTGACCAGACAGGGAGAACTGGTATACAGTGATGGTGACAGTAGAACAGTGAACATTGTCAGACACAAGGGAACAGAGACACTGATAACCACACCACTGGGCTGGAAACCAGATAGACTATGCTCTACTAAGTCAGGGGACATCCTGGTCAGTATGTTTACTACTGATTATAGCCAAAATAAAATTGTCCGTTATCAGGGACACACAGTGAAACAGGAAATAGATAGAGATGAAGATGGAGAACCAATTTATAAAGGAGGAGAAGAGTCACTGCATGTGGTGGAGAACAACAATGAAGACATCTGTGCATCTGACGCTAATGATTACACCGTCGTCGTGGTGAACAAGTCAGGAAGAGTCCGATTCCGATACGATGGTACACCAGCCAGGAGGAAAGAGTTATTTAATCCTACACATATAGTGACAGATTCCATGAGTCAGATCATCGTGGCAGATCTCAACGATGCATGTTTACACATCCTGGATCAGAACGGACAGTTCCTGAGATGTGTGGACAATTGTGGACTCGATAAACCTCGTGGACTGAGTGTGGACAGTGAGGAAAGGCTGTGGGTAGGGTTGCTTTATTCAGGAGAAGTGAAAGTGATTcagtacatgaaataa
- the LOC125655156 gene encoding acetylcholinesterase-like, translated as MLLVILSLVFCESDGTFIITDTHAGEVRGFQIPTNSGSHLNVFLGIPYAEAPVDSLRFAPPVEKDSWMPRILNATKFGPACPQVLRSLRNSFGNPFHDVQEDCLYLNIYAPKNASNPTQTYPVMVWIHGGYFQLGSGSEYDGRILASKGGVIVITINYRLGPLGFLSTDDSVSSGNQGVLDQVLALKWINKNIHNFGGNSQQVTLFGQSAGGASVSLHMFSPLSTGLFQGLISQSGCAVSPFAVNRPPHSQLVNTRNLALMLGCPVLSSKVMVNCLRHKSAEDIVSAAPPRPQLTLPYTPRVDGYFLHDVPENLIKRGNFNRNIRVMMGYVRDESSIFIPSTFDEHGGYDVTFYDSLLTDLSAGFLHSDKVKSTVMCYYPVELNNTLENADTYMNLVSDFEFKFPHINMASSFVTKGIVTWLYEFNYLSPNYPGPKWRGVYHSSELFFLFGAPLYSLDPCPGDVHETCPQIWETIPEWDHKDREMSETIIDLWSQFAKMSSHEISLSLYGGTQWGAFNKDKQFLFIGNSTELRHYTSSPTMDLWDKFDFLDYYVNPDFHCNLD; from the exons ATGCTTCTTGTCATATTGTCATTGGTGTTCTGTGAATCCGATGGCACTTTCATTATTACGGATACACATGCGGGGGAGGTTCGAGGTTTCCAGATTCCCACGAATTCTGGATCACATTTAAACGTTTTCCTCGGCATACCTTATGCAGAGGCCCCTGTTGATAGCCTGCGCTTTGCGCCACCAGTAGAAAAGGATAGCTGGATGCCCCGAATATTGAACGCCACGAAATTTGGACCAGCATGTCCCCAGGTGTTGAGATCATTGCG GAACAGCTTTGGGAACCCCTTTCATGATGTACAAGAGGACTGCTTGTACCTGAATATATATGCCCCAAAG AATGCGAGTAATCCCACTCAAACATATCCGGTTATGGTATGGATACACGGAGGATATTTCCAATTAGGATCGGGATCGGAGTACGACGGCAGGATCCTGGCATCCAAGGGAGGGGTCATTGTAATCACCATTAATTATCGACTTGGTCCTCTAG GGTTTTTGTCAACAGACGATTCAGTGTCGAGCGGAAATCAGGGTGTTCTTGATCAGGTTCTAGCATTGAAATggataaacaaaaatatccataATTTTGGTGGAAATTCCCAGCAGGTGACCCTTTTCGGTCAGAGTGCCGGAGGGGCCTCGGTTTCGCTACATATGTTTTCCCCTCTCTCCACAG GTTTGTTTCAAGGATTAATTTCACAAAGCGGGTGTGCAGTCAGTCCGTTTGCTGTGAATAGACCCCCGCATTCACAGCTGGTCAACACCAGAAACCTGGCATTGATGCTGGGGTGTCCTGTGCTCTCATCAAAAGTCATGGTGAACTGTTTAAGGCATAAATCAGCAGAAGACATCGTTTCTGCTGCTCCACCG CGTCCTCAGCTAACCCTGCCGTACACTCCTAGAGTCGACGGATATTTCCTGCATGACGTTCCAGAAAACCTGATAAAAAGGGGAAATTTTAATCGAAATATCAGGGTTATGATGGGTTATGTTCGCGATGAATCTTCCATCTTCATTCCCAGTACGTTTGATGAACATGGCGGATATGACGTCACGTTCTATGATTCGTTACTGACCGATTTAAGCGCCGGGTTTCTTCACAGTGACAAAGTAAAGTCGACTGTAATGTGCTACTATCCCGTCGAGCTTAACAACACCCTGGAGAACGCGGACACATATATGAAT CTGGTATCTGACTTTGAGTTCAAATTTCCCCATATAAATATGGCTTCCAGCTTCGTAACTAAAGGGATAGTCACCTGGCTGTACGAGTTCAACTATCTCTCACCAAACTACCCCGGACCCAAATGGAGGG GTGTCTACCATTCGAGTGAATTGTTTTTTCTGTTCGGAGCACCTCTGTATTCTTTGGATCCATGTCCAGGAGATGTACACGAAACTTGTCCTCAAATCTGGGAAACGATCCCTGAATGGGACCACAAGGACAGAGAAATGAGTGAGACCATCATTGATTTGTGGAGTCAATTTGCAAAAATGAG TTCACATGAAATATCACTATCTCTATATGGTGGAACACAGTGGGGTGCCTTTAACAAAGACAAGCAGTTTCTGTTCATTGGGAATTCTACTGAATTACGTCACTACACCAGTAGTCCAACAATGGACTTGTGggataaatttgattttctggATTATTACGTAAACCCTGATTTTCATTGTAATTTAGATtag
- the LOC125654448 gene encoding N-acyl-phosphatidylethanolamine-hydrolyzing phospholipase D-like, whose translation MEEDLIRPIYKNGRYQNPFDTWTNSIGFGNFFKLMFSESDHSKIPNQRELDNTLPVETPDFQKLRNPPTSEMQIMWIGHASVLVQMDGLTILADPVFSDRCSPVQFAGPKRYRPPPCKVEDLPHIDAVIISHNHYDHLDHGSVKSLNSKFNDKITWFVAAGTKEWMLNAGCKNVVELSWWDEAEMPGRPDFKFVSVPCQHRCERTLLDSMKALWCSWVVKGPDHSFYFAGDTGYCSGFKQIGRKYGPIDFAAIPIGAYYPRWFMRPMHVDPEEAVKVFEDVKAEHALGIHWGTFKMTREFYLEPRTKLGEELDKKNISRDKFFTLRHGLVHTIGHAVPS comes from the exons ATGGAGGAGGATCTAATTCGTCCCATATACAAAAATGGCAGATATCAAAATCCGTTTGACACCTGGACCAACTCAATTGGCTTCGGCAATTTTTTCAAACTGATGTTTAGCGAATCCGATCACAGTAAAATTCCCAACCAGagg GAGTTGGACAACACTTTACCAGTGGAAACTCCGGATTTCCAGAAATTACGAAATCCACCGACATCGGAAATGCAGATAATGTGGATAGGCCATGCCAGTGTATTAGTTCAGATGGACGGACTGACCATTCTTGCCGATCCTGTATTTAGTGACAGGTGCTCCCCTGTGCAATTCGCAGGACCCAAACGATACCGTCCCCCGCCCTGTAAGGTAGAGGATCTACCCCATATAGACGCCGTCATCATCAGCCATAACCACTACGATCATCTTGACCACGGAAGTGTCAAAAGCCTCAATTCCAAATTCAACGACAAGATCACGTGGTTTGTTGCGGCGGGAACTAAGGAATGGATGCTGAATGCTGGTTGTAAGAACGTCGTTGAATTGTCGTGGTGGGACGAAGCGGAAATGCCCGGAAGACCGGACTTTAAATTCGTTAGTGTCCCGTGTCAGCACCGGTGTGAACGCACACTGCTGGATTCTATGAAG GCTCTGTGGTGTAGCTGGGTAGTCAAGGGGCCTGACCACAGCTTCTACTTTGCCGGAGACACAGGGTATTGTAGTGGATTTAAACAGATCGGGAGAAAGTATGGACCAATTGACTTCGCTGCCATTCCAATAGGCGCATACTACCCCAG ATGGTTCATGAGACCCATGCATGTGGATCCAGAGGAGGCGGTGAAGGTCTTTGAAGACGTCAAGGCTGAACATGCTCTTGGCATCCATTGGGGAACCTTCAAGATGACGCGAGAG TTTTACTTGGAGCCGAGGACAAAACTAGGAGAAGAGCTGGATAAGAAGAACATCAGTAGAGACAAATTTTTCACACTTCGTCACGGTCTGGTGCACACAATTGGACATGCAGTACCCTCATAA